A genomic region of Magnolia sinica isolate HGM2019 chromosome 6, MsV1, whole genome shotgun sequence contains the following coding sequences:
- the LOC131249577 gene encoding defective in cullin neddylation protein AAR3-like, which yields MSLLNLTVDSHSFTCFYGFVFFICHENGQKDIDVRRAVAMWRLVLTGRFQLLNQWCEFVEKHHRQNISEDTWQQLLPFSRCIDEFLEGYDPKGAWPILINEFIEHMYRITQSNSCSTRNISGDCGEMETRPCIPGSYAGLRVLPGMKRKSLAAIDGNEALNSWNSMKSEHFSKCQRSRQIPVFDKQVSQETNSSDDHVEVNKHSQLGRSNSLSTNMKDG from the coding sequence ATGTCACTCCTAAACTTGACTGTAGATTCTCATTCATTCACATGTTTCTATGGGTTTGTGTTTTTCATTTGCCATGAAAATGGGCAAAAGGACATCGATGTAAGAAGGGCTGTAGCTATGTGGAGATTAGTTTtgacaggaaggtttcaacttctTAACCAATGGTGTGAATTTGTTGAGAAACATCATCGGCAAAATATTTCTGAGGACACTTGGCAACAACTTCTACCATTTAGCAGATGCATAGATGAGTTTCTTGAAGGATATGACCCTAAAGGTGCTTGGCCTATTCTCATTAATGAATTTATTGAGCATATGTACAGAATAACTCAATCCAATAGTTGTAGCACACGGAACATTTCCGGTGATTGTGGTGAAATGGAAACACGACCATGCATACCTGGTTCATATGCTGGACTGAGAGTGCTTCCTGGTATGAAGAGGAAATCTCTTGCCGCTATCGATGGAAATGAAGCACTGAACTCTTGGAACTCGATGAAATCAGAGCATTTCTCAAAATGCCAGCGTAGCAGGCAGAttcctgtttttgacaaacaggtcTCCCAGGAAACCAACTCATCAGATGATCATGTGGAAGTGAACAAACACAGTCAGCTAGGTCGCTCAAACAGTTTGTCGACAAATATGAAAGATGGGTGA